The following coding sequences are from one Diprion similis isolate iyDipSimi1 chromosome 9, iyDipSimi1.1, whole genome shotgun sequence window:
- the LOC124410265 gene encoding uncharacterized protein LOC124410265 encodes MIGAMPAVAVRHERRRQEKRLKRPSQLYLGGQWMPPPPGSPPTPSPHGPNSHLEPLPELYLCGKISGLHAVVVCLLLGAVVLVVGLVQLAPGATTTDHRLVLLVAGAALLLLGIALAGVRCYVLHCMPLPAQLSPVATPVPPVVTDPPARGGTLDLLVGHQNQNLHQNTPELDALMQTENQNQHHHHHHHHHHGNHKKKRSSQGSHTEEA; translated from the exons ATGATCGGAGCCATGCCAGCGGTGGCTGTCCGCCACGAGCGACGCCGACAAGAAAAGAGGCTAAAGCGTCCCAGCCAGCTATACCTAGGTGGTCAATGGATGCCACCGCCGCCAGGATCACCGCCAACGCCGAGTCCCCACGGCCCCAATAGTCACCTAGAACCCTTGCCGGAGTTATACCTATGCGGAAAG ATATCCGGTCTCCACGCAGTCGTCGTATGCCTTCTTCTCGGAGCCGTCGTCCTGGTCGTTGGTCTGGTCCAGCTGGCGCCTGGAGCGACGACGACCGACCACAGACTCGTCCTCCTCGTAGCCGGGGCGGCTCTCCTTTTACTGG GCATCGCCCTGGCAGGTGTGAGATGTTACGTACTTCACTGCATGCCTTTGCCGGCCCAGCTTTCCCCAGTGGCAACCCCTGTACCTCCGGTCGTCACAGACCCGCCGGCAAGAGGCGGGACTCTGGACCTGCTGGTCGGTCATCAGAATCAAAATCTCCACCAAAACACTCCGGAATTAGACGCGCTTATGCAGACGGAGAACCAGAACCaacatcaccatcatcatcatcatcatcaccacgGTAACCACAAGAAGAAGCGAAGTTCCCAGGGTTCTCATACAGAGGAAGCTTAA